A single window of Dehalococcoidia bacterium DNA harbors:
- a CDS encoding glycosyltransferase family 4 protein — protein sequence MATVLERPRAAEIARRPLRLLVVTANCFPHMGGIETHVYEVSRRLVRDGVDVTVLTTDASHTLPAAEAIDGVQVRRVPAWPAHRDYYFAPGIYRTLGEGSWDLVHVQGCHTLVPPLAMLAARRAGIPYIVTFHTGGHSSRLRQALRGAQWAALGPLLRRADRLIGVSRFEAELFRRRLRLPASRFAVIQNGAELPDPGPAAAPPQNDAPLIVSFGRLERYKGHQRAVQALPLLRERLPGARLLILGSGPYECELRRLAARLGVARAVEITSIPPAERGRLAATLRRASLVTLLSEYEAHPVAVMEAAALQRPVLVADTSGLRELAERGLARAVPLHSSPAALAEAMAQQLDRPAAATPALPTWDGCSRRLLALYRDVLEERPCAS from the coding sequence GAGACGCATGTCTACGAAGTGTCGCGCCGGCTCGTCCGCGACGGCGTCGACGTGACCGTGCTGACGACCGACGCCTCGCATACCCTGCCGGCCGCCGAAGCGATCGATGGGGTGCAGGTGCGGCGGGTGCCGGCCTGGCCGGCCCACCGCGACTACTACTTTGCGCCGGGTATCTATCGCACGCTCGGTGAGGGCAGCTGGGATCTCGTCCACGTGCAGGGTTGCCATACGCTGGTGCCGCCGCTGGCGATGCTGGCCGCGCGCCGCGCCGGCATCCCCTATATCGTCACCTTTCACACCGGCGGGCACTCATCGCGGCTGCGGCAGGCGCTGCGCGGGGCGCAGTGGGCGGCGCTTGGCCCGCTGCTGCGCCGCGCCGACCGGCTGATCGGCGTCTCGCGCTTCGAGGCGGAGCTGTTCCGCCGGCGCCTGCGCCTGCCGGCCAGCCGCTTCGCCGTGATCCAGAACGGCGCGGAGCTGCCCGATCCCGGCCCGGCCGCGGCGCCGCCGCAGAACGACGCGCCGCTGATCGTCTCCTTCGGGCGGCTGGAGCGCTACAAAGGCCACCAGCGGGCGGTGCAGGCGTTGCCGCTGTTGCGCGAGCGTCTGCCCGGCGCCCGCCTGCTGATCCTCGGCTCCGGTCCCTACGAGTGCGAGCTGCGCCGGCTGGCCGCGCGGCTGGGCGTGGCCCGCGCGGTCGAAATCACGAGCATTCCCCCGGCTGAGCGCGGCCGCCTGGCAGCGACGCTGCGCCGCGCCAGCCTGGTCACGCTGCTCAGCGAGTACGAGGCGCACCCGGTGGCGGTGATGGAGGCGGCCGCGCTGCAACGCCCCGTGCTCGTGGCCGACACGAGCGGTCTGCGCGAGCTGGCGGAGCGCGGCCTGGCGCGGGCCGTGCCGCTGCACAGCTCACCCGCGGCGCTGGCCGAGGCGATGGCGCAGCAGCTCGATCGGCCCGCGGCCGCGACGCCGGCGCTGCCGACCTGGGACGGCTGCTCCCGCCGCCTGCTGGCGCTCTACCGAGACGTGCTTGAGGAGCGGCCGTGCGCATCCTGA
- a CDS encoding glycosyltransferase family 4 protein, whose translation MRILMLAQFYPPTIGGEEQHVRALSAELAARGHRVAVATLWHEGLPDFERDGAVRVYRIKGTVQRLHRLFTDQGRRHAPPLPDPELTLALRRVVAVERPQIVHGHNWLVHSFLPIKRQSGAKLVMTLHDFSMVCVQKNLLYRDTVLCSGPALRKCLRCAADHYGAAKGLVTFAANRAAARFERGTVDKFLVVSQATATGNSLPACGVPYEVIPNFLTDSDAAAAGDYAEYEPYLERLPDEPYLLFVGDLRRFKGIEVLYRAYALLDDAPPLVIIGREAPDTPAYLPRNTRWLGGWPHGAVLHAWGGALFGLAPSIGIETFGLVALEAMARGRPVIASKIGGLADIVVDGETGLLLPPGDVLALRDGMQRLLEDAPLREQMGAAARRRAACFRADRVVTRFEETYRALLNDESAAPAQVRSA comes from the coding sequence GTGCGCATCCTGATGTTGGCGCAGTTTTACCCGCCGACGATCGGCGGCGAGGAGCAGCACGTGCGCGCCCTCAGCGCCGAGCTGGCCGCGAGGGGCCATCGCGTGGCCGTGGCGACGCTCTGGCACGAAGGGCTGCCCGATTTTGAACGCGACGGCGCGGTGCGCGTCTACCGCATCAAGGGCACCGTGCAGCGCCTGCACCGGCTGTTCACCGACCAGGGGCGCCGCCACGCGCCGCCGCTGCCGGACCCGGAGCTGACGCTGGCGCTGCGCCGCGTGGTTGCGGTGGAGCGGCCGCAGATCGTGCACGGGCACAACTGGCTGGTGCACTCCTTCCTGCCGATCAAGCGACAGAGCGGCGCGAAGCTGGTGATGACGTTGCACGACTTCAGCATGGTCTGCGTGCAGAAGAACCTGCTCTACCGCGACACCGTGCTCTGCAGCGGGCCGGCGTTGCGCAAATGCCTGCGCTGTGCCGCCGACCACTACGGCGCGGCGAAGGGACTGGTTACCTTCGCCGCCAACCGGGCTGCGGCGCGCTTCGAGCGCGGCACGGTGGATAAGTTCCTGGTGGTCAGCCAGGCGACGGCGACGGGCAACAGCCTGCCCGCGTGTGGCGTGCCATACGAGGTCATCCCCAACTTCCTGACCGACTCGGATGCCGCGGCGGCCGGCGACTATGCCGAATATGAGCCGTATCTTGAGCGCCTGCCCGACGAGCCGTACCTGCTGTTCGTCGGCGATCTGCGCCGCTTCAAGGGCATCGAAGTCCTGTACCGAGCCTATGCGCTGCTCGACGACGCCCCGCCGCTGGTGATCATCGGCCGTGAGGCGCCCGACACACCGGCGTATCTGCCGCGCAACACGCGCTGGCTCGGCGGTTGGCCGCACGGCGCCGTGCTGCACGCCTGGGGCGGGGCGCTCTTCGGCCTCGCGCCCTCGATTGGCATCGAGACCTTCGGCCTGGTCGCGCTGGAGGCGATGGCGCGCGGCCGGCCCGTGATCGCCTCGAAGATCGGCGGCCTGGCGGACATCGTGGTGGACGGCGAGACCGGGCTGCTGCTACCGCCGGGCGACGTGCTTGCACTGCGAGACGGCATGCAGCGCCTGCTTGAAGACGCGCCGCTGCGCGAGCAGATGGGCGCGGCGGCGCGGCGCCGGGCGGCGTGCTTCCGCGCCGACCGGGTCGTGACGCGCTTTGAAGAGACTTACCGGGCACTGTTGAACGACGAGAGCGCGGCGCCGGCGCAGGTGCGCTCGGCCTGA
- a CDS encoding glucose-1-phosphate cytidylyltransferase, whose protein sequence is MRRDGRHDQPPEVVILCGGRGTRLAPDTDVIPKPLVKVGGRPILWHIMAHYAGYGLNRFVLCLGYKGEMIRDYFLNYRTHSNDFTLRMNHGEPRLTTHLQDAVDWEVTCAETGIEAQTGARIRRVEKYVRSPYFLCTYGDGVCDVDLDALIAFHRSHGRIATVTGVHPPARFGEFILGEEARVARFAEKPTLNPRTGQGYVNGGFFVFNRAMFEYLDWDDGCVLERGPLERLATDDELRIFQHEGFWQCMDTPKDREMLDEMLTMRQRMHAAGIGGVRAASGV, encoded by the coding sequence ATGAGACGAGACGGACGCCACGATCAGCCGCCGGAGGTCGTAATCCTCTGCGGCGGCCGCGGCACACGCCTGGCCCCCGACACGGACGTGATCCCGAAGCCGCTGGTGAAGGTCGGCGGCCGGCCGATTCTCTGGCATATCATGGCGCACTACGCCGGCTACGGCCTCAACCGCTTCGTGCTCTGCCTCGGCTACAAGGGCGAGATGATCCGGGACTACTTCCTGAACTACCGCACGCACAGCAACGACTTCACCTTGCGGATGAATCACGGCGAGCCGCGGCTGACCACGCATCTCCAGGACGCCGTCGATTGGGAAGTGACCTGCGCTGAGACGGGCATCGAGGCGCAGACCGGCGCACGCATCCGCCGGGTCGAGAAGTACGTGCGCAGCCCCTACTTCCTCTGCACCTACGGCGACGGCGTCTGCGACGTGGACCTCGACGCGCTGATCGCCTTCCACCGGTCGCACGGGCGCATCGCCACGGTCACGGGCGTGCACCCGCCGGCCCGCTTCGGCGAGTTCATCCTCGGCGAGGAGGCGCGCGTCGCCCGCTTCGCGGAGAAGCCGACGCTGAATCCGCGCACGGGCCAGGGCTATGTGAACGGCGGCTTCTTCGTCTTCAACCGCGCCATGTTCGAGTACCTCGACTGGGACGACGGTTGCGTGCTCGAGCGCGGCCCGCTGGAGCGGCTGGCGACCGACGACGAGCTGCGCATCTTTCAGCACGAGGGCTTCTGGCAGTGCATGGACACGCCGAAGGACCGCGAAATGCTGGACGAGATGCTGACGATGCGGCAGCGCATGCACGCGGCAGGGATCGGCGGCGTGCGCGCGGCAAGCGGCGTGTAA
- a CDS encoding SDR family oxidoreductase produces the protein MRVLVTGNLGYIGPAMVSALLAAGHDVRGLDSGLFVEGRLEEGPAAPTLERDLRDVQPGDLAGIEAIVHLANLSNDPLGQLDPKLTHAVNVDATVRLARLAREAGVRRFLNSSSCSVYGAAEEDWVDETSEPRPVTDYGISKIRAEAQLAALANDAFCVASFRNATAFGYSPSLRTDLVVNDLVTGALLNGQIRLNSDGSAWRPLVHIGDIAQAFTLALAAPAARLNRAIVNVGADEQNYQIIDVARAIAELTPGARLSRAEGAGPDKRSYRVRFGRIRELLPGFACAFDLRRGVQDLVANLQRVGFRSADGCVRLAQLQRLRDAGNVDESLRFVAGVRPAPH, from the coding sequence ATGCGAGTTCTGGTAACCGGCAACCTCGGCTATATCGGTCCGGCGATGGTCTCCGCGCTGCTGGCGGCGGGGCACGACGTGCGCGGGCTGGACAGCGGCCTGTTCGTCGAGGGTCGCCTCGAAGAAGGGCCGGCGGCGCCCACGCTCGAGCGCGATCTGCGCGACGTGCAGCCGGGCGATCTGGCCGGCATCGAGGCAATCGTGCACCTCGCCAACCTCTCCAACGACCCGCTCGGACAGCTCGACCCGAAGCTGACCCACGCGGTGAACGTGGATGCCACCGTGCGGCTGGCGCGGCTGGCGCGCGAGGCCGGCGTGCGGCGCTTCCTCAACTCCTCCTCGTGCAGCGTCTACGGCGCGGCCGAGGAGGACTGGGTAGACGAGACGTCCGAGCCGCGACCGGTGACGGACTACGGCATCTCCAAGATCCGGGCGGAGGCACAGCTCGCGGCCCTGGCCAACGACGCGTTCTGCGTCGCCTCCTTCCGCAACGCCACGGCCTTCGGCTATTCGCCAAGCCTGCGCACCGACCTGGTCGTCAACGACCTGGTCACCGGCGCGCTGCTCAACGGGCAGATCCGGCTCAACAGCGACGGCTCGGCCTGGCGTCCGCTGGTGCACATCGGCGACATTGCGCAGGCGTTCACCCTGGCGCTGGCGGCGCCCGCCGCCCGCCTCAACCGGGCGATCGTCAACGTGGGCGCGGACGAGCAGAACTACCAGATCATCGATGTGGCGCGGGCGATCGCCGAGCTGACGCCGGGGGCGCGGCTGAGCAGGGCCGAAGGCGCCGGCCCGGACAAGCGCAGTTACCGCGTGCGCTTCGGTCGCATCCGCGAGCTGCTGCCCGGCTTCGCCTGCGCCTTCGACCTGCGGCGCGGCGTCCAGGACCTCGTCGCCAACCTGCAGCGGGTCGGTTTCCGCAGCGCCGACGGCTGCGTGCGCCTGGCGCAGCTGCAACGCCTGCGCGACGCGGGCAACGTCGACGAGAGCCTGCGTTTCGTCGCGGGGGTACGGCCCGCCCCGCACTGA
- the rfbC gene encoding dTDP-4-dehydrorhamnose 3,5-epimerase, translating to MQFTETALVGAFIVGLEEHGDERGFFARSFCAEEFREHGLQSAVVQCNTSFNYQRGTLRGMHYQLPPSAEVKLVRCTRGAIYDVIVDLRPGSPSYMQHIGVELSAENRLALYVPELFAHGYETLADGSEVAYQVSEFYAPGRERGLRFDDPRLAIAWPLPVQVISEKDAGWPLLPQPAGARS from the coding sequence GTGCAGTTTACAGAGACGGCCCTGGTGGGCGCCTTCATCGTCGGGCTGGAGGAGCACGGCGATGAACGTGGCTTCTTCGCCCGCAGCTTTTGCGCGGAGGAGTTCCGCGAGCACGGCCTGCAGTCAGCGGTGGTTCAGTGCAACACGTCGTTCAATTACCAGCGCGGCACCCTGCGCGGCATGCACTATCAGTTGCCGCCCTCGGCCGAGGTGAAGCTGGTGCGCTGCACGCGCGGCGCGATCTACGACGTGATCGTCGATCTGCGTCCCGGTTCGCCCAGCTACATGCAGCACATCGGCGTCGAGCTTTCGGCGGAGAACCGGCTGGCACTCTACGTGCCCGAGCTGTTCGCGCACGGCTACGAGACGCTGGCGGACGGCAGCGAAGTCGCCTACCAGGTGAGCGAGTTCTACGCGCCGGGCCGAGAGCGTGGCCTGCGCTTCGACGACCCGCGGCTCGCCATCGCCTGGCCGCTGCCGGTGCAGGTGATTTCGGAGAAGGATGCCGGCTGGCCGCTGCTGCCACAGCCGGCGGGAGCGCGATCGTGA
- a CDS encoding NAD(P)-dependent oxidoreductase — translation MIIVDSALRAREEAHDPIKVGMIGAGFMARGLANQIVNSVPGMTLAAIANRTVAKARRAYVEAGLDEVVEVSSVAALNRAIETGIPAVTQDPLLLCEAGRIDALLEVTGTVEYAAQIVLKAIEHRKHVVLMNAELDGTVGPILKTYADRAGVVLSACDGDQPGVEMNLVRFVRSIGLRPLVCGNIKGLQDPYRNPTTQEGFAKRWGQTPSMVTSFADGSKISFEQAIVANGTGMCVSQRGMIGRDFAGHIDELTQTYDVAELEALGGIVDYVVGAKPSPGVYVLAAHDDAKQRHYLNLYKLGEGPLYSFYTPYHLCHFEAPLSLARAVLFHDAVLTPLAGPRVEVVATAKIGLKAGETLDGIGQYMTYGQCENADVTARERLLPMGVAEGCHLLRDIPRDQVLTYADVTLPQGRLCDWLRHEQHRRFGAGTRAAAGSVA, via the coding sequence GTGATCATCGTGGACAGCGCTCTGCGCGCCCGCGAAGAGGCGCACGACCCGATCAAGGTGGGCATGATCGGCGCCGGCTTCATGGCCCGCGGCCTGGCTAACCAGATCGTCAACTCCGTACCGGGCATGACGCTGGCCGCGATCGCCAACCGCACCGTGGCCAAGGCGCGCCGCGCCTACGTTGAGGCCGGCTTGGATGAAGTCGTGGAAGTCTCCAGCGTCGCCGCCCTCAACCGCGCGATCGAAACCGGCATTCCGGCGGTAACGCAGGATCCGCTGCTGCTCTGTGAGGCGGGCCGGATCGACGCGCTGCTTGAGGTGACGGGCACGGTCGAATACGCGGCGCAGATCGTGCTGAAGGCGATCGAGCACCGCAAGCACGTCGTGCTGATGAACGCTGAGCTGGACGGCACGGTCGGCCCGATCCTCAAGACCTACGCCGACCGCGCCGGCGTCGTGCTCAGCGCCTGCGACGGCGACCAGCCCGGCGTGGAGATGAACCTCGTCCGCTTCGTGCGAAGCATCGGCCTGCGGCCGCTGGTCTGCGGCAACATTAAGGGCCTGCAAGACCCCTACCGCAATCCGACCACGCAGGAGGGCTTCGCCAAACGCTGGGGGCAGACGCCGTCGATGGTCACCAGCTTCGCCGACGGCAGCAAGATCTCCTTCGAACAGGCGATCGTGGCAAACGGCACGGGGATGTGCGTCTCGCAGCGCGGCATGATCGGCCGCGACTTCGCCGGCCACATCGACGAGCTGACCCAGACCTACGACGTGGCCGAGCTCGAAGCGCTGGGCGGCATCGTCGATTACGTCGTCGGAGCGAAGCCGAGCCCCGGCGTGTACGTGCTCGCCGCGCACGACGACGCGAAGCAGCGGCACTATCTGAACCTCTACAAGCTGGGCGAAGGGCCGCTGTACAGCTTCTACACGCCCTACCACCTCTGCCACTTCGAGGCGCCGCTCTCGCTGGCGCGTGCCGTGCTCTTCCACGACGCGGTGCTCACGCCGCTCGCCGGGCCGCGCGTGGAAGTCGTGGCCACGGCGAAGATCGGCCTCAAGGCCGGCGAGACGCTGGACGGCATCGGCCAGTACATGACCTACGGCCAGTGCGAAAACGCCGACGTTACCGCGCGGGAGCGATTGCTACCTATGGGCGTGGCCGAGGGCTGCCACCTGCTGCGCGATATCCCACGCGATCAGGTACTCACCTACGCCGATGTGACGCTGCCGCAGGGCCGGCTCTGCGACTGGCTGCGGCATGAGCAGCATCGCCGTTTCGGCGCCGGGACGCGGGCAGCGGCCGGGAGCGTCGCCTGA
- a CDS encoding carbamoyltransferase, with amino-acid sequence MLVLGINCYSHDSSAALLDGERIVFAAAEERFSRIKKDRGFPVQAIRAALDHAGVELRDLDAVAFGWNRPGATPLHSFRQALRGEIARSAYWTWFQLLEAAREQVHGCGRRRLRREFGREAAPLLYIDHHEAHAWSAFALSGFDDALVLVLDGRGGWQATTIYHGREGRLLPRRVYPYPQSLGLFYEAFTDLLGFERLADEWKVMGLAAYGRPTVDLRAYCRRTRHGYRVNGKELVGRHWSDLSYLLERFGPRRNPEEHISQQDKNLAAAVQQATEEALFSVVHEGVRRTGSRNLCLAGGVAMNSKANGKLLTSGLIDRIFVQPAATDDGTALGAALGAYAALGQAVPRAVMEDAYFGPEYGEQEIEAALRAYKLPWRRVCDVTRVTARLLCQGQIVGWFQGRVEFGPRALGNRSILADPRRAEMKDRVNESVKFREGWRPFAPSCLEERMAEYFTPAHPSPFMILTFDVRPDKRDVIPAVTHADGSARVQTVGREVNPRYWELIAEFDRLSGVPVLLNTSFNLRGEPIVCSPKDAIRTFYSSGLDFLVLGDFVVTKGGRGHDLLDQALTAEPAVGPRPRKKAVAAARP; translated from the coding sequence ATGCTTGTCTTAGGGATTAACTGCTACTCTCACGACTCGTCGGCCGCGCTGCTGGACGGCGAGCGTATCGTCTTCGCCGCCGCTGAGGAGCGCTTTTCACGCATCAAGAAGGACCGCGGCTTTCCCGTCCAGGCCATCCGCGCCGCACTTGACCATGCCGGTGTCGAGCTTCGCGACCTGGACGCGGTCGCCTTCGGCTGGAACCGGCCGGGGGCGACGCCGCTGCACAGCTTCCGCCAGGCGCTGCGCGGCGAGATCGCACGCAGCGCCTACTGGACCTGGTTTCAACTGCTGGAGGCGGCGCGTGAGCAGGTGCATGGCTGCGGCAGGCGCCGGCTGCGCCGCGAGTTCGGGCGCGAAGCGGCACCGCTGCTCTACATCGATCATCATGAGGCGCACGCCTGGAGCGCGTTCGCACTCTCCGGCTTCGACGATGCGCTGGTGCTGGTGCTCGATGGGCGCGGCGGCTGGCAGGCCACGACCATCTACCACGGCCGCGAGGGGCGGCTGCTGCCGCGGCGCGTTTACCCCTATCCGCAATCGCTGGGCCTGTTCTACGAGGCGTTCACCGATCTGCTCGGCTTCGAACGGCTGGCGGACGAGTGGAAGGTGATGGGACTCGCCGCCTACGGCCGGCCCACGGTCGATCTGCGCGCCTACTGCCGCCGCACCCGCCATGGCTACCGCGTGAACGGCAAGGAGCTGGTTGGGCGGCACTGGAGCGACCTTTCCTACCTGCTCGAACGCTTCGGGCCGCGGCGCAACCCGGAGGAGCACATTTCCCAACAGGACAAGAATCTGGCCGCCGCCGTGCAGCAGGCGACCGAGGAAGCCCTGTTCAGCGTCGTGCATGAAGGCGTGCGGCGCACGGGCAGCCGCAACCTCTGCCTGGCGGGCGGCGTGGCGATGAACTCCAAGGCCAACGGCAAGCTGCTCACCTCCGGCCTGATCGACCGCATCTTCGTTCAGCCGGCGGCCACCGATGACGGCACCGCGCTTGGCGCGGCCCTGGGCGCCTACGCGGCGCTGGGCCAGGCGGTGCCGCGCGCGGTCATGGAGGATGCCTACTTCGGACCGGAGTACGGCGAGCAGGAGATCGAGGCAGCGCTGCGGGCCTACAAGCTGCCTTGGCGCCGGGTGTGTGACGTAACGCGCGTGACCGCCCGGTTGCTCTGCCAGGGGCAGATCGTGGGTTGGTTCCAGGGCCGTGTGGAGTTCGGGCCGCGGGCGCTCGGCAACCGCTCGATCCTGGCGGACCCGCGTAGAGCGGAGATGAAGGATCGCGTCAACGAGAGCGTGAAGTTCCGCGAAGGCTGGCGGCCGTTTGCGCCCTCGTGTCTCGAAGAGCGGATGGCCGAGTACTTCACGCCGGCGCATCCCTCGCCCTTCATGATCCTCACCTTCGACGTGCGCCCCGACAAGCGCGACGTCATCCCCGCGGTGACGCACGCCGATGGCAGCGCCCGTGTGCAAACGGTGGGACGTGAAGTGAACCCGCGCTACTGGGAGCTGATCGCGGAGTTCGACCGGCTGTCCGGCGTGCCGGTGCTGCTCAATACCTCGTTCAACCTGCGCGGCGAGCCGATCGTCTGCTCGCCGAAGGACGCCATCCGCACCTTCTACTCGTCTGGGCTGGACTTTCTCGTCCTCGGCGACTTCGTCGTGACGAAGGGCGGCCGCGGCCACGATCTGCTTGATCAGGCGCTGACCGCGGAGCCAGCGGTCGGGCCAAGACCCCGCAAGAAGGCCGTCGCGGCGGCCCGACCATAA
- a CDS encoding glycosyltransferase family 2 protein: MTPAFSVFIPVWNDAEWLGGAIESVRAQTYPHWELVIGDNDSNDDLRALVAAYPDPRIRYKHWRTHVDTYSNFNRTALLCDYDWLQLLSADDRLHPACLERMASRITAPAVSGRRLALVVTACRRVTPEGTPAERRYYGSQRVKRGCDGRYTARSWLKLLAEPGMPEWNIGSIAVARDVLAEMGGFFRPEVGLCSDHDFTLRAAAYGDVAYISAPLLEYTVRGRSDGNQRFMQNRTSGEASTPMGAALLSGLATHRSRRPVAPAEQRMVRAAVARSHLQRAGQHRILPGGRGRRGAVADVARAVVCSPRTLLSPELLLTAAASVVAPRVAVRWGSAALAWRRGREHERAAQAGPIPGATAAAQKQPALNGACSAPAGAPSARAARC; the protein is encoded by the coding sequence GTGACCCCTGCGTTCTCGGTCTTTATCCCGGTGTGGAACGACGCCGAGTGGCTGGGCGGCGCGATCGAAAGCGTGCGCGCCCAGACGTACCCACACTGGGAGCTGGTGATCGGCGACAACGACTCGAACGACGACCTGCGCGCCCTGGTCGCGGCCTATCCCGACCCGCGCATTCGTTATAAACACTGGCGCACCCACGTCGACACCTACAGCAACTTCAACCGTACAGCGCTGCTTTGCGACTACGACTGGCTGCAACTGCTCTCCGCCGACGACCGGCTGCATCCTGCCTGCCTGGAGCGGATGGCGTCGCGCATCACCGCGCCGGCGGTAAGCGGACGACGGCTGGCCCTGGTGGTCACGGCCTGCCGGCGGGTGACGCCGGAGGGCACGCCGGCCGAGCGCCGGTACTACGGCTCGCAGCGCGTCAAACGCGGCTGCGACGGGCGCTACACCGCCCGCTCCTGGCTGAAGCTGCTGGCCGAGCCGGGCATGCCGGAGTGGAACATCGGCTCGATCGCCGTGGCGCGCGACGTGCTGGCCGAGATGGGCGGCTTCTTTCGCCCCGAGGTCGGCCTCTGCTCGGACCACGACTTCACGCTGCGCGCCGCCGCCTACGGCGACGTGGCCTACATCAGCGCGCCGCTGCTGGAGTACACCGTGCGCGGCCGCTCGGACGGCAACCAGCGCTTCATGCAGAACCGCACCAGCGGCGAAGCGTCCACGCCGATGGGAGCGGCGCTGCTCTCCGGTCTGGCAACGCACCGTTCGCGCCGCCCGGTCGCGCCGGCCGAGCAGCGCATGGTGCGTGCCGCCGTCGCCCGATCACACCTGCAGCGCGCCGGCCAGCATCGCATCCTGCCGGGCGGCCGCGGCCGTCGGGGCGCCGTGGCTGACGTGGCGCGTGCCGTCGTTTGCAGCCCGCGCACCCTGCTCTCGCCGGAGCTGTTGCTGACCGCGGCGGCCTCCGTCGTTGCGCCGCGCGTCGCCGTCCGTTGGGGCAGCGCCGCCCTTGCCTGGCGCCGGGGCAGAGAGCACGAGCGCGCCGCTCAGGCGGGGCCGATCCCAGGGGCAACGGCAGCGGCGCAGAAGCAGCCGGCACTCAACGGCGCATGTTCGGCGCCGGCCGGCGCGCCCTCGGCGCGAGCCGCGCGATGCTGA
- a CDS encoding GMC family oxidoreductase has protein sequence MLIDANALPDGATLSADVCIIGAGPAGITVARELAGARLRVCLLESGGLDADDGAQDLAGGEIDGDWQQPLRDTRRRRVGGTAHGWAERIGFRKPGGRFLPLSPLDFERRDWLPHSGWPFGVETLLPYYRRAQRVCRIGPFAYDGRAWQTPKTPASPLPEATIETRVFQIGRRSVFTSSYRDELVAHQFATLYQHATVLELQTNDAGTAVERASVAAGNGRRFTVAARTFVLALGGIENARLLLLSRRRHAAGLGNGHDLVGRFLMEHPQVRSGLLVPFAAQTLRHAGLYDVHHAFGTPVMGHLAPSEAARQRDALPNLGMMLFPVPRPAAIAATAAAWRVLRRPRLLLRGDARACLWTARQAGADLAPPLLRLLTRPQPLLPALGWGGWSAGPFGGRGFVAYDTLCLTEQAPCPESRVTLAATRDSLGQPRARVEWRWREADRERVRRVLDLFAGECASAGIGYFRPSPDQVPPTLSHHHLGATRMHASPRCGVVDADCRVHDLANLYVAGSSVFPTGGYASPTLSVIALALRLADRVRAGHRGTVTMPIAAAASRQGVLVP, from the coding sequence ATGCTGATCGATGCTAATGCGCTGCCGGACGGCGCGACGCTATCGGCCGATGTCTGCATCATCGGCGCCGGCCCGGCCGGCATCACCGTGGCGCGCGAACTGGCGGGCGCCCGGCTGCGCGTCTGCCTGCTGGAAAGCGGCGGACTCGACGCCGATGACGGAGCGCAGGATCTGGCCGGCGGTGAGATCGACGGCGACTGGCAGCAGCCGCTACGCGACACCCGCCGGCGCCGGGTGGGCGGCACGGCGCACGGCTGGGCGGAACGGATCGGCTTTCGCAAGCCCGGCGGGCGCTTCCTGCCGCTCAGCCCGCTCGACTTTGAGCGGCGCGACTGGCTGCCGCACAGCGGCTGGCCTTTCGGCGTCGAGACGCTGCTGCCGTACTACCGGCGGGCGCAGCGTGTCTGCCGGATCGGCCCCTTCGCCTACGACGGGCGGGCCTGGCAGACGCCGAAGACACCGGCATCGCCGCTGCCTGAGGCAACTATCGAAACGCGCGTCTTCCAGATCGGGCGGCGCTCGGTGTTCACCTCGTCATACCGCGACGAGCTCGTCGCTCACCAGTTCGCCACGCTGTACCAGCACGCCACCGTACTGGAGCTGCAGACCAACGACGCCGGAACCGCGGTAGAGCGGGCAAGCGTCGCCGCAGGCAACGGGCGCCGCTTCACGGTGGCGGCGCGGACGTTCGTGCTGGCGCTGGGCGGCATCGAAAACGCCCGCCTGCTGCTGCTCTCGCGCCGGCGCCACGCGGCCGGGCTGGGCAACGGGCACGACCTCGTCGGCCGCTTCCTGATGGAGCATCCGCAGGTGCGCAGCGGCCTGCTCGTGCCCTTCGCCGCGCAGACGTTGCGCCACGCGGGGCTGTACGACGTGCACCATGCCTTCGGCACGCCGGTGATGGGCCACCTCGCGCCTTCCGAGGCAGCCCGGCAGCGCGACGCATTGCCAAACCTCGGTATGATGCTCTTCCCCGTGCCTCGGCCGGCGGCGATCGCGGCGACGGCGGCTGCCTGGCGAGTGCTCCGGCGCCCGCGCCTGCTGCTGCGCGGAGATGCGCGGGCCTGCCTCTGGACCGCGAGGCAGGCCGGAGCAGACCTGGCGCCGCCGCTGCTGCGCCTGCTGACCCGGCCGCAGCCGTTGTTGCCGGCGTTGGGCTGGGGCGGCTGGTCGGCGGGGCCGTTCGGTGGGCGCGGCTTCGTCGCCTACGACACGCTCTGCCTGACGGAGCAGGCGCCATGTCCCGAAAGCCGCGTTACGCTGGCGGCCACGCGCGATTCACTGGGGCAGCCGCGGGCGCGGGTCGAGTGGCGCTGGCGCGAGGCCGACAGGGAGCGTGTGCGGCGCGTCCTCGATCTGTTCGCCGGCGAATGCGCGAGCGCCGGCATCGGCTACTTTCGCCCCTCGCCGGACCAGGTGCCGCCCACCCTCTCGCACCACCACCTGGGCGCCACGCGCATGCACGCCAGCCCGCGCTGCGGCGTGGTAGACGCCGATTGCCGCGTGCATGACCTCGCCAATCTCTACGTGGCCGGCAGCTCGGTCTTCCCGACCGGAGGATATGCAAGCCCCACGCTGTCCGTGATCGCGCTGGCCCTGCGCCTGGCCGATCGAGTCAGAGCAGGGCACAGGGGCACGGTCACGATGCCCATCGCTGCCGCGGCCAGTCGCCAGGGGGTGCTCGTGCCATGA